In Osmerus eperlanus chromosome 17, fOsmEpe2.1, whole genome shotgun sequence, a single genomic region encodes these proteins:
- the itfg2 gene encoding KICSTOR complex protein ITFG2 isoform X1, whose amino-acid sequence MRSLSYVQRVSLDFTGTLFPHAICLGDADNDSLNELVVGDTSGKLLVYKNDDSKPWITRTCAGMLTCVAVGDVCNKGKNFVVAVGAEGWFHMFDLTGIGAGKAESSSQHEALFSDDQKPCFTQHIPANTKVILISDIDGDGLNELVVGYTDRVVRAFRWEEPSDSSDPSPGQLVLLKKWLLEGQVDSLSVNPGPRGSPELMVSQPGCGYAILLCSWTQKASSGSGDDAPATPASEGPSRDVILHLTTGRIHNKNVSTHLIGSISRGSKGDSSKFGLFALCTLDGTLKLMDSSEQLMWSVQVDHQLFALQKLDVTGDGSEEVVACAWDGQTYIIDQNRTVVRFQFDENVNAFCAGQYTCKDGKNSPCLVYVSFNHKIFVYWRVELERMEPTNLLRVLEERSEFKARLEQLGVDPEDTAVVRELVGGLLYGDAPKNTSSE is encoded by the exons ATGCGTTCCCTGAGCTATGTTCAGCGTGTCAGCTTGGATTTCACGGGGACCCTGTTCCCTCATGCAATTTGCCTCGGAGATGCCGATAACGACTCG CTGAATGAACTCGTCGTAGGTGACACTAGTGGAAAACTGCTTGTGTACAAGAATGATGATTCCAAACCCTGGATCACAAGAACGTGCGCGGGCATG CTCACATGCGTTGCAGTTGGAGATGTCTGTAACAAAGGAAAG AACTTTGTAGTGGCTGTTGGAGCAGAAGGTTGGTTCCACATGTTTGACCTGACAGGGATTGGGGCAGGCAAGGCAGAATCTTCCAGCCAGCATGAAGCTCTATTCTCAGACGATCAAAAACCCTGTTTTACCCAGCACATTCCTGCCAACACCAAAGTCATTCTTATTAGTGACATAG ATGGTGACGGACTGAATGAGCTGGTAGTGGGCTACACAGATCGTGTGGTGAGAGCATTCCGCTGGGAGGAGCCCTCTGATTcctctgaccccagccctgGACAGCTGGTCTTGCTCAAGAAGTGGCTCCTAGAGGGACAG GTGGACAGTCTGTCAGTCAACCCGGGCCCTCGGGGATCACCAGAGCTGATGGTGTCCCAGCCCGGCTGTGGCTACGCTATTCTGCTCTGCTCCTGGACACAGAAGGCCTCCTCTGGCTCTGGAGACGATGCCCCAGCCACACCAGCAAG TGAAGGCCCCTCTAGAGATGTAATTCTACATCTGACCACTGGGCGGATCCACAACAAGAACGTCTCCACTCACCTTATTGGTAGCATCAGTCGAG GTTCCAAAGGTGACTCATCAAAATTTGGCCTATTTGCTCTCTGCACACTGGATG GTACCCTGAAGTTGATGGACAGCTCAGAGCAGTTGATGTGGTCAGTGCAAGTAGATCACCAACTCTTTGCCCTTCAGAAGCTGGATGTGACT GGCGATGGCAGTGAAGAGGTGGTTGCATGCGCTTGGGACGGTCAAACTTACATCATTGACCAAAATCGCACGGTCGTCCGCTTCCAGTTTGATGAGAATGTGAACGCATTCTGTGCAG GCCAGTACACCTGCAAGGATGGAAAGAACAGCCCATGCCTGGTGTACGTGAGCTTCAACCATAAGATCTTTGTTTACTGGAGGGTGGAGCTGGAGCGCATGGAGCCCACCAACCTGCTCCGCGTTCTGGAGGAGCGATCCGAGTTCAAGGCCCGGCTGGAGCAGCTGGGAGTGG ACCCCGAGGACACCGCAGTCGTGAGGGAGCTGGTTGGAGGTCTCCTCTATGGAGATGCACCGAAGAACACTTCTTCTGAATAA
- the itfg2 gene encoding KICSTOR complex protein ITFG2 isoform X2: MRSLSYVQRVSLDFTGTLFPHAICLGDADNDSLNELVVGDTSGKLLVYKNDDSKPWITRTCAGMLTCVAVGDVCNKGKNFVVAVGAEGWFHMFDLTGIGAGKAESSSQHEALFSDDQKPCFTQHIPANTKVILISDIDGDGLNELVVGYTDRVVRAFRWEEPSDSSDPSPGQLVLLKKWLLEGQVDSLSVNPGPRGSPELMVSQPGCGYAILLCSWTQKASSGSGDDAPATPASEGPSRDVILHLTTGRIHNKNVSTHLIGSISRGSKGDSSKFGLFALCTLDGTLKLMDSSEQLMWSVQVDHQLFALQKLDVTGDGSEEVVACAWDGQTYIIDQNRTVVRFQFDENVNAFCAGQYTCKDGKNSPCLVYVSFNHKIFVYWRVELERMEPTNLLRVLEERSEFKARLEQLGVDAASINIP, translated from the exons ATGCGTTCCCTGAGCTATGTTCAGCGTGTCAGCTTGGATTTCACGGGGACCCTGTTCCCTCATGCAATTTGCCTCGGAGATGCCGATAACGACTCG CTGAATGAACTCGTCGTAGGTGACACTAGTGGAAAACTGCTTGTGTACAAGAATGATGATTCCAAACCCTGGATCACAAGAACGTGCGCGGGCATG CTCACATGCGTTGCAGTTGGAGATGTCTGTAACAAAGGAAAG AACTTTGTAGTGGCTGTTGGAGCAGAAGGTTGGTTCCACATGTTTGACCTGACAGGGATTGGGGCAGGCAAGGCAGAATCTTCCAGCCAGCATGAAGCTCTATTCTCAGACGATCAAAAACCCTGTTTTACCCAGCACATTCCTGCCAACACCAAAGTCATTCTTATTAGTGACATAG ATGGTGACGGACTGAATGAGCTGGTAGTGGGCTACACAGATCGTGTGGTGAGAGCATTCCGCTGGGAGGAGCCCTCTGATTcctctgaccccagccctgGACAGCTGGTCTTGCTCAAGAAGTGGCTCCTAGAGGGACAG GTGGACAGTCTGTCAGTCAACCCGGGCCCTCGGGGATCACCAGAGCTGATGGTGTCCCAGCCCGGCTGTGGCTACGCTATTCTGCTCTGCTCCTGGACACAGAAGGCCTCCTCTGGCTCTGGAGACGATGCCCCAGCCACACCAGCAAG TGAAGGCCCCTCTAGAGATGTAATTCTACATCTGACCACTGGGCGGATCCACAACAAGAACGTCTCCACTCACCTTATTGGTAGCATCAGTCGAG GTTCCAAAGGTGACTCATCAAAATTTGGCCTATTTGCTCTCTGCACACTGGATG GTACCCTGAAGTTGATGGACAGCTCAGAGCAGTTGATGTGGTCAGTGCAAGTAGATCACCAACTCTTTGCCCTTCAGAAGCTGGATGTGACT GGCGATGGCAGTGAAGAGGTGGTTGCATGCGCTTGGGACGGTCAAACTTACATCATTGACCAAAATCGCACGGTCGTCCGCTTCCAGTTTGATGAGAATGTGAACGCATTCTGTGCAG GCCAGTACACCTGCAAGGATGGAAAGAACAGCCCATGCCTGGTGTACGTGAGCTTCAACCATAAGATCTTTGTTTACTGGAGGGTGGAGCTGGAGCGCATGGAGCCCACCAACCTGCTCCGCGTTCTGGAGGAGCGATCCGAGTTCAAGGCCCGGCTGGAGCAGCTGGGAGTGG ACGCTGCTTCTATCAACATCCCATAA